A genomic region of Candidatus Pseudomonas phytovorans contains the following coding sequences:
- a CDS encoding VWA domain-containing protein, translating into MIELWPQWLRPLWLLAVPLLGWLLYKLWHRRKRAGRWQMILPPAFHGVLLGGGSGSNSKLPWIALGLAWALVVLALLGPSWQRVEESRQRPADPLVILLELTPQMLAEDSPPNRLEQARRKVLDLLEHRRDSQTALVVYAGSAHTLVPLSDDLATTRNLLEAIDPSIMPKPGQRADLAVQKGLALLAQSGLGQGRLLLIGSSLSAPERQGISQALGRQGPSLLMLGIGSREGAPVRQASGEYLKDDQGGILLPRLDSASLKGFISGTGGRYRHARIDDLDLRGLGLFDNPRTARNDGQTLQLDSWADQGYWLLIPLLLLAACAGRRGWLFCLPLLLALPQPSQAFEFNDLWLRPDQQGQRLLEQNRPASAARHFHNPQWRGMALYQAGDYTGAAEAFSQGDTAAAHYNRGNALARSGELEAALDAYEQALERQPDLQPALDNQALVQQLLQQREAKAEEQPANSEAQGTPGSETEGNSSSASSPAQGTPGSDEQANAEQPGEGSNNSQATPGNQAGADDNVIQPPQRPVSTNLDTEQRQALEQWLREIPDNPAELLRRKFWYEQQLHQETPR; encoded by the coding sequence ATGATCGAACTGTGGCCTCAATGGCTTCGCCCGCTGTGGTTGCTGGCCGTACCCCTGCTCGGCTGGCTGCTGTACAAGCTGTGGCACCGACGCAAGCGCGCCGGGCGCTGGCAGATGATTTTGCCGCCCGCCTTCCATGGCGTACTGCTGGGCGGCGGCAGCGGTAGCAACAGCAAGTTGCCGTGGATAGCACTGGGCCTGGCCTGGGCGCTGGTGGTCCTGGCCCTGCTCGGGCCCAGCTGGCAGCGCGTGGAAGAAAGCCGCCAACGACCGGCGGACCCGCTGGTGATCCTGTTGGAGCTGACCCCGCAGATGCTCGCCGAAGACAGCCCGCCCAACCGCCTGGAACAAGCCAGGCGCAAGGTCCTCGACCTGCTCGAACACCGCCGCGACAGCCAGACGGCGCTGGTGGTGTATGCCGGCTCGGCGCACACCCTGGTGCCGCTGTCCGACGACCTGGCCACCACCCGCAACCTGCTGGAGGCCATTGACCCGTCGATCATGCCAAAGCCCGGCCAACGCGCCGACCTGGCCGTGCAAAAGGGCCTGGCCCTGCTGGCCCAGAGTGGCCTGGGCCAAGGCCGTCTGCTGCTGATCGGCTCGTCGCTGAGCGCGCCGGAACGCCAAGGCATCAGCCAGGCGCTCGGCCGCCAGGGCCCGAGCCTGCTGATGCTGGGTATCGGCAGCCGCGAAGGCGCCCCGGTGCGCCAGGCCAGCGGCGAGTACCTCAAGGACGACCAGGGCGGTATCCTGCTGCCACGGCTGGACAGCGCCAGCCTCAAGGGCTTCATCAGCGGTACGGGCGGGCGCTACCGGCATGCCCGCATCGACGACCTTGACCTGCGTGGCCTGGGCCTGTTCGACAACCCGCGCACCGCGCGCAATGACGGCCAGACCCTGCAACTGGACAGCTGGGCCGACCAGGGTTACTGGCTACTGATCCCATTGTTGCTGCTGGCCGCCTGCGCCGGCCGTCGCGGCTGGCTGTTCTGCCTGCCGCTGCTGCTCGCCCTGCCGCAGCCCAGCCAAGCATTCGAGTTCAACGATTTGTGGCTGCGCCCCGACCAGCAAGGACAGCGGCTGCTGGAACAAAACCGACCGGCCAGCGCCGCTCGCCACTTCCATAACCCGCAGTGGCGCGGCATGGCCCTGTACCAGGCCGGCGATTACACGGGTGCCGCCGAAGCGTTTTCCCAAGGCGATACGGCCGCAGCCCACTACAATCGAGGCAATGCCCTGGCCCGCAGCGGCGAACTGGAGGCCGCCCTGGACGCCTACGAGCAAGCCCTGGAGCGCCAGCCCGACCTGCAACCTGCGCTGGACAACCAGGCGCTGGTGCAACAACTGCTGCAACAGCGCGAGGCCAAGGCCGAGGAACAGCCGGCCAACAGCGAGGCCCAAGGTACACCCGGCAGCGAGACCGAGGGCAACAGCAGCTCGGCCAGCAGCCCTGCCCAGGGCACACCCGGTAGCGACGAACAAGCCAACGCCGAACAGCCCGGCGAAGGCAGCAATAACAGCCAGGCCACGCCCGGCAACCAGGCGGGTGCAGATGACAATGTCATCCAGCCGCCACAGCGCCCGGTATCGACCAACCTCGACACCGAACAGCGCCAGGCCCTGGAACAATGGCTGCGGGAGATCCCCGATAACCCGGCGGAGCTGCTGCGGCGCAAATTCTGGTATGAACAGCAATTGCATCAGGAAACCCCACGATGA
- a CDS encoding DUF2235 domain-containing protein yields MELNSCSTATVAPVTLRFGVFFDGTGNNQHNAIPADASGGTGASYANALSNVALLHALYPVQGADTGGAKVFLKCYVEGVGTLAGEADGAYASATGRGHTGVQARVAEALAALAGQLRDWRQAHPQAVLAQVEFDLLGFSRGAAAARHMANLLHDDGGRLLQVPCAITVNFIGLFDTVAAIIAPLQGDFDPADDRHGGLRLGLGAGIARHVVQLVAADEQRHNFPLVSSGHDIVLPGVHSNIGGGYPETSLEQVLLCKPQSQRVPLGACADQTRAYANVNALFASAFAGLGAQVVSWEEAIAGGRHDEAQKQVYAAVYREREVAGQLSRVYLSVMRELAVRADVPFEPLGGQAEHGLPAELLEISRKLHAFALGECEQPGLTEDEQRLLRDRYVHASANWNALKGLRNSVLDVLFINRPGAEGRVVHANPLA; encoded by the coding sequence ATGGAACTGAACAGCTGCAGTACGGCAACCGTTGCGCCGGTCACCTTACGGTTCGGCGTGTTTTTCGACGGTACGGGCAACAACCAGCACAATGCGATCCCGGCGGATGCGAGCGGCGGCACGGGCGCCAGTTATGCCAACGCCTTGAGCAATGTGGCCTTGTTGCATGCGCTGTACCCGGTGCAGGGGGCCGATACCGGCGGGGCGAAGGTGTTTCTGAAATGCTATGTGGAGGGGGTAGGTACCCTGGCCGGGGAGGCGGATGGCGCCTATGCCTCGGCCACCGGGCGTGGACACACGGGGGTGCAAGCGCGGGTTGCCGAAGCCTTGGCTGCGCTTGCCGGGCAACTGCGGGATTGGCGCCAGGCGCATCCGCAAGCCGTGCTCGCGCAGGTCGAGTTCGACTTGCTCGGCTTCAGCCGTGGGGCGGCGGCGGCGCGTCATATGGCGAATCTGCTGCACGATGACGGTGGCAGGCTGCTGCAAGTACCGTGCGCTATCACGGTTAACTTCATCGGCCTTTTCGACACTGTGGCGGCGATCATTGCGCCGTTGCAGGGCGATTTCGACCCTGCAGACGACCGCCATGGTGGCTTGCGTCTGGGCCTGGGTGCGGGCATTGCCCGGCACGTGGTGCAACTGGTGGCGGCGGATGAGCAGCGGCACAACTTCCCTCTGGTGAGCAGCGGTCACGACATCGTGTTGCCGGGTGTGCACTCGAACATTGGTGGGGGTTATCCCGAAACTTCACTGGAGCAGGTGCTGCTGTGCAAACCGCAGTCCCAGCGTGTGCCGCTGGGCGCCTGCGCTGACCAGACCCGCGCGTATGCCAACGTCAACGCATTGTTTGCTTCGGCGTTTGCTGGCTTGGGCGCGCAGGTGGTTAGCTGGGAAGAAGCGATTGCCGGTGGGCGGCACGACGAAGCGCAAAAGCAGGTGTATGCAGCGGTTTACCGGGAGCGGGAGGTGGCGGGGCAGCTTTCCCGTGTGTACCTGAGCGTGATGCGCGAGCTTGCAGTGCGTGCTGACGTGCCGTTTGAACCGTTGGGCGGGCAGGCTGAACATGGGCTGCCCGCTGAATTGCTGGAGATCAGCCGCAAGTTGCATGCGTTTGCCTTGGGTGAATGTGAACAGCCTGGGCTGACCGAAGATGAGCAGCGCTTGCTGCGCGACAGGTATGTGCATGCCTCTGCGAACTGGAATGCGCTGAAGGGGTTGCGCAACAGTGTGCTGGATGTACTGTTCATCAATCGGCCGGGGGCAGAGGGGCGAGTGGTGCATGCGAACCCGTTAGCTTGA
- a CDS encoding BatD family protein, whose translation MSRFGVFLLTLLWAVLAQAEPLLQASVDRTRLEAGESLELTLESQDVTQFGKPDLHALEGDFEVRGTRQLNSLHTLDGETRASTRWIITLLPRRSGSLRIPELQLGQSHSQAIELQVLQADASRQDSASQVFIEATLDSNDVYVQAQAVLTLRIYHSVALYDDSSLSPLQLENAKVEPLGESRTYEKEINGVRHGVIETRYAVYAQQSGSLDIPPLTFTATAAASNDEAPQANGTARTGRQVQVSSLPLRLTVRPIPAAWPIGVPWLPARSLTLEEHWNPDPGSQQVQIGDSLTRNITLRAEGLSSTQLPPLPATEIIGLRRYPDQPLLRNEISERGMTANREEREALVPTHAGTLTLPALEVAWWNTREDHLEHSSLPARTLNVQDNPALSADTPVGDNSSASTSLWPWQLATLVFALTTVLGFALWWRARSRPAVLRAAQNGPSPRTLLDDLKRACLANDPQATRQALDAWARQQPETLAEMAARFVPLSDALDGLNGALYSESGQYWQGEDLWRAIGTIPPAEQVLLPAGENGSLPPLYPK comes from the coding sequence ATGAGTCGCTTCGGCGTCTTTCTTCTTACCTTGCTATGGGCCGTGCTGGCCCAAGCCGAGCCGCTGCTGCAAGCCAGCGTTGACCGTACCCGCCTTGAAGCCGGCGAGAGCCTGGAGCTGACCCTGGAAAGCCAGGACGTCACCCAGTTCGGCAAACCCGACCTGCACGCCCTTGAAGGCGACTTCGAGGTACGTGGCACACGCCAGCTGAACAGCCTGCACACCCTGGACGGCGAAACCCGCGCCAGCACCCGCTGGATCATCACCCTGCTGCCCCGGCGCAGCGGCAGCCTGCGCATTCCCGAGCTGCAACTGGGCCAGTCGCACAGCCAGGCCATCGAACTGCAAGTGCTGCAGGCCGATGCCAGCCGCCAGGACAGCGCGTCGCAAGTGTTCATCGAAGCGACCCTCGACAGCAACGATGTCTACGTTCAGGCCCAGGCCGTGCTGACCCTGCGCATCTACCATTCGGTGGCGCTATACGACGACAGCAGCCTCAGCCCGCTGCAACTGGAGAACGCCAAGGTCGAGCCACTGGGCGAATCGCGCACGTATGAAAAAGAAATCAACGGGGTGCGTCACGGCGTGATCGAAACCCGCTATGCGGTGTATGCCCAGCAAAGCGGCAGCCTCGACATCCCGCCACTGACGTTCACTGCCACCGCTGCAGCCAGCAATGACGAAGCCCCGCAGGCCAACGGTACGGCCCGCACCGGCCGCCAGGTGCAGGTCAGCTCGCTGCCCTTGCGCCTCACCGTGCGGCCGATTCCCGCAGCCTGGCCCATAGGCGTGCCGTGGTTGCCAGCCCGCAGCCTGACCCTGGAAGAGCACTGGAACCCCGACCCGGGCAGCCAGCAGGTGCAGATTGGCGACTCGTTGACGCGCAACATCACCTTGCGTGCCGAAGGCTTGTCCAGCACCCAGCTGCCACCGCTGCCGGCCACAGAAATCATCGGCCTGCGCCGCTACCCCGACCAGCCGCTGCTACGCAACGAAATCAGCGAGCGCGGCATGACCGCCAACCGCGAGGAGCGCGAAGCCCTGGTGCCCACGCACGCAGGTACGCTGACCTTGCCGGCACTGGAAGTGGCCTGGTGGAACACCCGTGAGGACCACCTGGAACACAGCAGCCTGCCTGCACGCACATTGAACGTGCAAGATAACCCGGCGCTGAGCGCCGACACCCCGGTGGGCGACAACAGCAGCGCCAGCACCTCGCTGTGGCCCTGGCAGCTGGCCACCCTGGTGTTTGCACTGACTACCGTGCTGGGCTTCGCCCTCTGGTGGCGTGCCCGCTCGCGCCCGGCGGTGCTGCGTGCGGCGCAGAACGGGCCAAGCCCACGCACCCTGCTGGACGACCTCAAGCGTGCGTGCCTGGCCAACGACCCCCAGGCCACCCGCCAGGCGCTGGATGCCTGGGCCCGGCAACAGCCGGAAACCCTGGCCGAGATGGCTGCGCGCTTTGTGCCGCTGTCGGATGCGCTGGATGGGTTGAACGGGGCGTTGTACAGCGAGAGTGGGCAGTATTGGCAGGGTGAGGACTTGTGGCGGGCAATTGGCACCATTCCGCCGGCTGAGCAGGTGTTGTTGCCAGCCGGGGAGAATGGCAGCTTGCCGCCGTTGTATCCCAAGTAG
- a CDS encoding VWA domain-containing protein gives MFELAWPWVFALLPLPWLARLLLPAADSGEPVLKVGFLNELEGLAGRRARLNLPTWRQQAPFVVIWLLLLCAAARPQWLGEPVPVAASGRDLLVAVDVSGSMDFPDMQWKNEDISRLDLVKALMGDFLQDREGDRVGLILFGSQAYLQAPLTFDRRTVRTFLDEAQIGIAGKNTAIGDAIGLAVKRLRQRPAQSRVLVLITDGANNGGQIHPLTAARLAAQEGVRIYTIGIGANPEASGTPGLLGLNPSLDLDEASLKEIADISHGAYFRAHDGAELDAIGDTLDQLEPVAQQPTQARTAQALYAWPLALALLLSVLLVVAVQWPDNLLQRLLRKPRFLQPHPEWRQRLKRLRLRRRR, from the coding sequence ATGTTTGAACTGGCCTGGCCGTGGGTCTTCGCCCTGTTGCCGCTGCCGTGGCTGGCGCGCCTGTTGCTGCCGGCCGCCGACAGCGGCGAACCGGTGCTCAAGGTAGGCTTCCTCAACGAACTGGAAGGCCTGGCCGGGCGCCGCGCACGGCTCAACCTGCCCACCTGGCGCCAGCAGGCGCCATTCGTGGTCATCTGGCTGTTGCTGCTGTGCGCTGCTGCCCGCCCGCAATGGCTGGGCGAACCGGTGCCGGTGGCCGCCAGCGGCCGCGACCTGCTGGTGGCGGTGGACGTGTCCGGGTCGATGGACTTCCCCGACATGCAGTGGAAAAACGAAGACATCAGCCGCCTCGACCTGGTCAAGGCGCTGATGGGCGATTTTCTGCAAGACCGTGAAGGCGACCGGGTGGGCCTGATCCTGTTCGGCAGCCAGGCCTACCTGCAGGCGCCGCTCACCTTCGACCGGCGCACCGTGCGCACCTTCCTCGACGAAGCGCAGATCGGCATTGCCGGCAAAAACACCGCCATTGGTGACGCCATCGGCCTGGCGGTCAAGCGCCTGCGCCAGCGACCGGCACAAAGCCGGGTACTGGTGCTGATCACCGACGGCGCCAACAACGGCGGGCAGATCCACCCACTGACCGCTGCGCGTCTGGCGGCCCAGGAAGGGGTGCGCATCTACACCATCGGCATCGGTGCCAACCCCGAAGCCAGTGGTACTCCCGGGCTGCTTGGCCTCAACCCGAGCCTGGACCTGGATGAAGCCTCACTCAAGGAAATTGCCGACATCAGCCACGGCGCCTACTTCCGCGCCCATGACGGCGCCGAACTGGACGCCATCGGCGATACCCTCGACCAACTGGAGCCGGTAGCCCAGCAACCGACCCAGGCACGCACGGCCCAGGCCCTGTACGCCTGGCCCTTGGCCCTGGCGCTGCTGCTCAGCGTGTTGCTGGTGGTGGCCGTGCAATGGCCCGACAACCTGCTGCAACGCCTGCTGCGCAAACCGCGTTTCCTGCAGCCGCACCCGGAATGGCGCCAGCGCCTCAAGCGCCTGCGCCTGAGGAGGCGGCGATGA
- a CDS encoding MoxR family ATPase: MEHREALTALRTFLSSQILGQEKLVERLLIVLLADGHMLVEGAPGLAKTKAIKELAEGIEAQFHRIQFTPDLLPADITGTEIYRPETGSFVFQQGPIFHNLVLADEINRAPAKVQSALLEAMAERQVSVGRSTYDLSPLFLVMATQNPIEQEGTYPLPEAQLDRFLMHVKIGFPDAAVERRILAQARGEALGGETKPERRVSQQAIFAARKEILGLYMADAVEEYLVQLVMATRTPAKFDTELADWIAYGASPRGSISLDRCARAHAWLAGRDFVSPEDIQAVLFDVLRHRIILSFEAEAAGIDQDRVVQRILDVVAVA; this comes from the coding sequence ATGGAACACCGTGAAGCGCTGACCGCGCTGCGCACCTTTCTTTCTTCCCAGATCCTAGGCCAGGAGAAACTGGTCGAGCGGCTATTGATCGTGCTGCTGGCCGACGGCCACATGCTGGTCGAAGGTGCTCCGGGCCTGGCCAAGACCAAGGCCATCAAAGAGCTCGCCGAAGGCATCGAGGCGCAGTTCCATCGCATCCAGTTCACCCCCGACCTGCTCCCGGCCGACATCACCGGTACCGAAATCTACCGCCCGGAAACCGGCAGCTTCGTGTTCCAGCAGGGGCCGATCTTCCACAACCTGGTGCTGGCCGACGAAATCAACCGCGCCCCGGCCAAGGTACAGTCGGCCCTGCTCGAAGCCATGGCCGAGCGCCAGGTCAGCGTGGGCCGTAGCACCTACGACCTGTCGCCGTTGTTCCTGGTCATGGCCACGCAGAACCCGATCGAGCAGGAAGGCACTTACCCACTGCCCGAAGCCCAGCTCGACCGCTTCCTGATGCACGTGAAAATCGGCTTCCCCGATGCTGCGGTAGAGCGGCGCATCCTGGCGCAAGCCCGTGGCGAAGCGCTGGGCGGCGAAACCAAGCCCGAGCGCCGGGTCAGCCAGCAGGCCATCTTTGCCGCGCGCAAGGAAATCCTCGGCCTGTACATGGCCGACGCGGTAGAGGAATACCTGGTGCAACTGGTGATGGCCACCCGCACCCCGGCCAAGTTCGACACCGAGCTGGCCGACTGGATCGCCTACGGCGCCAGCCCGCGGGGCTCAATCTCGCTGGACCGCTGTGCGCGTGCCCACGCCTGGCTGGCCGGGCGCGACTTTGTCAGCCCCGAAGACATCCAGGCCGTGCTGTTCGATGTGCTGCGCCACCGCATCATCCTCTCGTTCGAGGCCGAGGCGGCGGGGATCGACCAGGACCGCGTGGTCCAGCGCATCCTCGACGTCGTCGCCGTTGCCTGA
- a CDS encoding DUF4381 domain-containing protein codes for MNPLDQLHPLIEPAPVGLWPPAPGWWLLLAVLPLLCWGLWRLRRWRPGKRRIVRAEQPLDPVRVEALAELARLPRPYDGAPAGAWLQQINALLKRLCRSHYPGANSHTLNGRQWLAFLDNRCPAAGLTRWMVLVEGAYKPECKLDDKAIVGLSQAVETWIRKHV; via the coding sequence ATGAACCCGCTCGACCAGTTGCACCCGCTGATCGAGCCCGCGCCTGTCGGCCTGTGGCCGCCCGCACCCGGCTGGTGGCTGCTGCTGGCTGTGCTGCCCCTGCTGTGCTGGGGCCTGTGGCGGCTGCGTCGCTGGCGCCCGGGCAAACGCCGCATCGTGCGCGCCGAACAACCCCTGGACCCGGTGCGTGTGGAAGCCCTGGCCGAACTGGCGCGCCTGCCACGCCCCTACGACGGCGCCCCGGCCGGCGCCTGGCTGCAACAGATCAACGCCCTGCTCAAACGCCTGTGCCGCAGCCACTACCCGGGTGCCAACAGCCATACCCTGAACGGCCGCCAGTGGCTGGCATTTCTCGACAACCGCTGCCCGGCCGCCGGCCTGACCCGCTGGATGGTGCTGGTCGAGGGCGCCTACAAGCCCGAGTGCAAACTCGACGACAAGGCCATTGTCGGGCTCAGCCAGGCCGTTGAAACCTGGATCCGCAAGCATGTTTGA
- a CDS encoding DUF58 domain-containing protein: protein MPTAQLAEPGIRIGLAELIDMRHRVREIQLFSKPGQRSPLVGLHHSKLRGRGVDFDQVRVYQAGDDVRNIDWRVTARTQEPHTKLFHEERERPIFILVEQSQRLFFGSGLLFKSVLAAQAAALFGWAALGHNDRIGGLVFGDNDPHEIKPRRSKQSLLQLLNRLAKVNQSLHTEAVPQADSLGLALRRAREVLRPGSLAIVICDERSLTAQCEQHLAMLSRHCDLLLLPVSDPLDHALPAAGLLRFAQRSAQLELDTLDANLRQAYRKQAEARIERWELMAQKLRVVLMPLSTQSDMIEQLREYLNAQRPRSAS, encoded by the coding sequence ATGCCCACCGCTCAGCTGGCCGAACCCGGCATCCGCATCGGCCTTGCCGAGCTGATCGACATGCGCCACCGCGTGCGCGAAATCCAGCTGTTCTCCAAGCCTGGCCAGCGCAGCCCGCTGGTGGGCCTGCACCATTCCAAGCTGCGCGGGCGCGGGGTGGACTTCGACCAAGTGCGCGTTTACCAGGCCGGCGACGATGTGCGCAACATCGACTGGCGGGTCACCGCACGCACCCAGGAACCGCACACCAAGCTGTTCCACGAAGAGCGCGAGCGGCCGATCTTCATCCTCGTCGAGCAAAGCCAGCGTCTGTTCTTCGGTTCGGGCCTGCTGTTCAAGTCGGTACTGGCGGCCCAGGCTGCAGCGCTGTTCGGCTGGGCCGCGCTGGGCCACAACGACCGCATCGGCGGGCTGGTGTTCGGCGACAACGACCCCCACGAAATCAAGCCCCGGCGCAGCAAGCAGAGCCTGCTGCAGCTGCTCAACCGCCTGGCCAAGGTCAACCAGTCGCTGCACACCGAAGCAGTGCCACAGGCCGACAGCCTCGGCCTGGCCCTGCGCCGCGCGCGCGAAGTACTGCGCCCGGGGAGCTTGGCCATTGTCATCTGTGACGAGCGTTCGTTGACCGCACAGTGCGAACAGCACCTGGCCATGCTCTCGCGCCACTGCGACCTGCTGCTGTTGCCCGTCTCCGACCCGCTCGACCACGCCCTGCCCGCCGCCGGCCTGTTGCGCTTTGCCCAGCGCAGCGCGCAGCTGGAGCTCGACACCCTGGACGCCAACCTGCGCCAGGCCTATCGCAAGCAGGCCGAGGCACGTATCGAGCGTTGGGAGCTGATGGCCCAGAAGCTGCGCGTCGTGCTGATGCCGCTCAGCACCCAGAGCGACATGATCGAGCAACTGCGCGAGTACCTGAACGCCCAACGGCCAAGGAGCGCGTCATGA